One window of Mesoplodon densirostris isolate mMesDen1 chromosome 15, mMesDen1 primary haplotype, whole genome shotgun sequence genomic DNA carries:
- the GAS2L1 gene encoding GAS2-like protein 1 isoform X2, with amino-acid sequence MADPVVGIAGSAAKSVRPFRSSEAYVEAMKEDLAEWLNALYGLGLPSGGDGFLTGLATGTTLCQHANAITEAARAMATAHPARGVAFQAHSVAPGSFMARDNVATFIGWCRAELGVPEVLMFETEDLVLRKNEKSVVLCLLEVARRGARLGLLAPRLVQFEQEIEQELRAAPPAPNAPSAGEDAATASAAAAEIATAPGAPTRGPRMTPSDLRNLDELVREILGRCTCPDQFPMIKVSEGKYRVGDSSLLIFVRVLRSHVMVRVGGGWDTLEHYLDKHDPCRCSSTAHRPPQTRARTFSPQRVSPTHSPRAGSPAPGGERRGSRPEVTPISLRSSKEGPETPLRARDQLPPHPRSRRYSGDSDSSASSAQSGPLGARSEDSGTGPRRERPSRRVTTGTPASPRRPPAPRSQSRDRLDRGRLRGAPGGRGGQLLGPSPARRARSQSREEQAVLLVRRDRDGHHSWMPRGRSSPQTPRAHSPAAPRSPRVPSPSPELSTTPASVFRTPLQLDPKQEQQLFRRLEEEFLANARALETAAGGTPTGPASDLVRGPDPPAPDSAYCSSSSSSSSLSILGGKCGQPADSGRMANGLPGPRGPALSSSSDEGNPCPGVGGPPDAPGSPMAGPEPLRTWARGRMDTQPDRKPSRIPTPRGPRRPSGPTESGAWHALHSVSPRAEPDSWM; translated from the exons ATGGCAGATCCCGTGGTGGGCATCGCGGGCTCGGCAGCCAAGAGCGTGCGGCCGTTCCGCTCAAGTGAGGCCTACGTGGAGGCCATGAAGGAGGACCTGGCCGAGTGGCTCAACGCCTTGTACGGCCTGGGTCTGCCCAGCGGTGGCGATGGCTTCCTGACGGGGCTGGCCACGGGCACCACCCTGTGCCAGCATGCCAATGCCATCACCGAGGCCGCCCGCGCGATGGCCACCGCCCACCCAGCCCGTGGGGTGGCCTTCCAGGCACACAGCGTGGCACCCGGCTCCTTCATGGCCCGAGACAATGTGGCCACCTTCATCGGCTGGTGCCGCGCAGAGCTGGGTGTGCCTGAAGTGCTCATGTTCGAGACCGAGGATTTGGTGCTGCGAAAGAACGAGAAAAGCGTGGTGCTGTGCCTGCTGGAGGTGGCGCGGCGCGGGGCCCGCCTCGGCCTGCTGGCCCCTCGCCTCGTGCAGTTCGAACAGGAGATTGAGCAGGAGTTGCGCGCTGCGCCCCCGGCCCCCAACGCCCCCAGTGCCGGGGAGGACGCTGCCACCGCCTCTGCTGCTGCCGCCGAGATCGCCACCGCCCCGGGGGCTCCCACCCGCGGGCCCCGCATGACACCCAGCGACCTGCGCAACCTTGACGAGCTG GTGAGAGAGATCTTGGGGCGCTGCACCTGCCCAGACCAGTTTCCCATGATCAAAGTCTCGGAGGGGAAGTACCGCGTGGGAGACTCCAGTCTGCTCATCTTTGTGCGG GTGCTGAGAAGCCACGTGATGGTGCGCGTGGGCGGTGGCTGGGACACGCTGGAGCACTACCTGGACAAGCACGACCCCTGCCGCTGCTCCTCCACGG CCCACCGCCCACCCCAGACGAGGGCCCGCACTTTCTCCCCACAGCGGGTGTCGCCCACCCACAGCCCCCGAGCTGGTAGCCCGGCCCCCGGGGGTGAGCGCAGGGGCTCCCGCCCGGAGGTGACACCCATCAGCTTACGCAGCTCGAAGGAGGGGCCCGAGACCCCGCTCAG GGCCCGGGACCAGCTGCCCCCCCATCCCCGCTCCCGCCGCTACTCCGGGGACAGCGATTCCTCAGCCTCCTCAGCCCAGAGCGGCCCCCTTGGTGCCCGCAGTGAAGACTCAGGCACTGGCCCCCGACGGGAACGGCCCAGCCGTCGGGTGACCACAGGCACTCCTGCCTCCCCGAGACGCCCCCCCGCCCCGCGCAGCCAGTCCAGAGACCGGCTGGATCGGGGGCGGCTGCGTGGGGCCCCAGGAGGCAGGGGAGGCCAGCTGttgggccccagccctgcccggcGGGCCCGGAGCCAGAGCCGTGAAGAGCAGGCTGTGCTGCTGGTGCGTCGGGACCGAGATGGGCACCACTCGTGGATGCCACGGGGCAGGAGCAGCCCCCAGACTCCCCGTGCCCACAGCCCCGCAGCCCCCCGGTCTCCCCGggtccccagccccagtccaGAGTTGAGCACCACCCCGGCCAGTGTCTTCCGCACCCCCCTGCAGCTTGACCCAAAGCAGGAGCAGCAACTATTCCGGCGCCTGGAAGAGGAGTTCCTGGCCAATGCCCGAGCCCTTGAGACTGCTGCTGGCGGGACCCCGACGGGACCAGCCTCTGACCTGGTTCGGGGCCCAGACCCTCCAGCTCCTGACTCAGCCTACTGTTCCTCCAGCTCCTCCTCTTCGTCCCTCAGCATCCTGGGTGGCAAGTGTGGCCAACCCGCAGACTCTGGCAGGATGGCCAATGGGCTGCCCGGGCCCCGAGGCCCAGCTCTGTCTAGCTCTTCCGATGAAGGCAACCCCTGCCCCGGGGTAGGGGGCCCACCAGATGCACCTGGGAGCCCCATGGCCGGCCCAGAGCCCCTGAGGACCTGGGCACGAGGCCGGATGGACACACAGCCAGACCGAAAACCCTCACGCATCCCCACACCGAGGGGCCCCCGCCGCCCATCTGGACCTACGGAGTCCGGGGCCTGGCATGCCCTGCACTCAGTCAGCCCAAGGGCTGAGCCAGATTCCTGGATGTGA
- the GAS2L1 gene encoding GAS2-like protein 1 isoform X1, producing the protein MADPVVGIAGSAAKSVRPFRSSEAYVEAMKEDLAEWLNALYGLGLPSGGDGFLTGLATGTTLCQHANAITEAARAMATAHPARGVAFQAHSVAPGSFMARDNVATFIGWCRAELGVPEVLMFETEDLVLRKNEKSVVLCLLEVARRGARLGLLAPRLVQFEQEIEQELRAAPPAPNAPSAGEDAATASAAAAEIATAPGAPTRGPRMTPSDLRNLDELVSPRVREILGRCTCPDQFPMIKVSEGKYRVGDSSLLIFVRVLRSHVMVRVGGGWDTLEHYLDKHDPCRCSSTAHRPPQTRARTFSPQRVSPTHSPRAGSPAPGGERRGSRPEVTPISLRSSKEGPETPLRARDQLPPHPRSRRYSGDSDSSASSAQSGPLGARSEDSGTGPRRERPSRRVTTGTPASPRRPPAPRSQSRDRLDRGRLRGAPGGRGGQLLGPSPARRARSQSREEQAVLLVRRDRDGHHSWMPRGRSSPQTPRAHSPAAPRSPRVPSPSPELSTTPASVFRTPLQLDPKQEQQLFRRLEEEFLANARALETAAGGTPTGPASDLVRGPDPPAPDSAYCSSSSSSSSLSILGGKCGQPADSGRMANGLPGPRGPALSSSSDEGNPCPGVGGPPDAPGSPMAGPEPLRTWARGRMDTQPDRKPSRIPTPRGPRRPSGPTESGAWHALHSVSPRAEPDSWM; encoded by the exons ATGGCAGATCCCGTGGTGGGCATCGCGGGCTCGGCAGCCAAGAGCGTGCGGCCGTTCCGCTCAAGTGAGGCCTACGTGGAGGCCATGAAGGAGGACCTGGCCGAGTGGCTCAACGCCTTGTACGGCCTGGGTCTGCCCAGCGGTGGCGATGGCTTCCTGACGGGGCTGGCCACGGGCACCACCCTGTGCCAGCATGCCAATGCCATCACCGAGGCCGCCCGCGCGATGGCCACCGCCCACCCAGCCCGTGGGGTGGCCTTCCAGGCACACAGCGTGGCACCCGGCTCCTTCATGGCCCGAGACAATGTGGCCACCTTCATCGGCTGGTGCCGCGCAGAGCTGGGTGTGCCTGAAGTGCTCATGTTCGAGACCGAGGATTTGGTGCTGCGAAAGAACGAGAAAAGCGTGGTGCTGTGCCTGCTGGAGGTGGCGCGGCGCGGGGCCCGCCTCGGCCTGCTGGCCCCTCGCCTCGTGCAGTTCGAACAGGAGATTGAGCAGGAGTTGCGCGCTGCGCCCCCGGCCCCCAACGCCCCCAGTGCCGGGGAGGACGCTGCCACCGCCTCTGCTGCTGCCGCCGAGATCGCCACCGCCCCGGGGGCTCCCACCCGCGGGCCCCGCATGACACCCAGCGACCTGCGCAACCTTGACGAGCTGGTGAGTCCCCGA GTGAGAGAGATCTTGGGGCGCTGCACCTGCCCAGACCAGTTTCCCATGATCAAAGTCTCGGAGGGGAAGTACCGCGTGGGAGACTCCAGTCTGCTCATCTTTGTGCGG GTGCTGAGAAGCCACGTGATGGTGCGCGTGGGCGGTGGCTGGGACACGCTGGAGCACTACCTGGACAAGCACGACCCCTGCCGCTGCTCCTCCACGG CCCACCGCCCACCCCAGACGAGGGCCCGCACTTTCTCCCCACAGCGGGTGTCGCCCACCCACAGCCCCCGAGCTGGTAGCCCGGCCCCCGGGGGTGAGCGCAGGGGCTCCCGCCCGGAGGTGACACCCATCAGCTTACGCAGCTCGAAGGAGGGGCCCGAGACCCCGCTCAG GGCCCGGGACCAGCTGCCCCCCCATCCCCGCTCCCGCCGCTACTCCGGGGACAGCGATTCCTCAGCCTCCTCAGCCCAGAGCGGCCCCCTTGGTGCCCGCAGTGAAGACTCAGGCACTGGCCCCCGACGGGAACGGCCCAGCCGTCGGGTGACCACAGGCACTCCTGCCTCCCCGAGACGCCCCCCCGCCCCGCGCAGCCAGTCCAGAGACCGGCTGGATCGGGGGCGGCTGCGTGGGGCCCCAGGAGGCAGGGGAGGCCAGCTGttgggccccagccctgcccggcGGGCCCGGAGCCAGAGCCGTGAAGAGCAGGCTGTGCTGCTGGTGCGTCGGGACCGAGATGGGCACCACTCGTGGATGCCACGGGGCAGGAGCAGCCCCCAGACTCCCCGTGCCCACAGCCCCGCAGCCCCCCGGTCTCCCCGggtccccagccccagtccaGAGTTGAGCACCACCCCGGCCAGTGTCTTCCGCACCCCCCTGCAGCTTGACCCAAAGCAGGAGCAGCAACTATTCCGGCGCCTGGAAGAGGAGTTCCTGGCCAATGCCCGAGCCCTTGAGACTGCTGCTGGCGGGACCCCGACGGGACCAGCCTCTGACCTGGTTCGGGGCCCAGACCCTCCAGCTCCTGACTCAGCCTACTGTTCCTCCAGCTCCTCCTCTTCGTCCCTCAGCATCCTGGGTGGCAAGTGTGGCCAACCCGCAGACTCTGGCAGGATGGCCAATGGGCTGCCCGGGCCCCGAGGCCCAGCTCTGTCTAGCTCTTCCGATGAAGGCAACCCCTGCCCCGGGGTAGGGGGCCCACCAGATGCACCTGGGAGCCCCATGGCCGGCCCAGAGCCCCTGAGGACCTGGGCACGAGGCCGGATGGACACACAGCCAGACCGAAAACCCTCACGCATCCCCACACCGAGGGGCCCCCGCCGCCCATCTGGACCTACGGAGTCCGGGGCCTGGCATGCCCTGCACTCAGTCAGCCCAAGGGCTGAGCCAGATTCCTGGATGTGA
- the RASL10A gene encoding ras-like protein family member 10A produces the protein MGGSLRVAVLGAPGVGKTAIIRQFLFGDYPERHRPTDGPRLYRPAVLLDGAVYDLSIRDGDGAGPGQSPGGLEEWPDPKDWSLQDTDAFVLVYDICSPDSFDYVKALRQRIAETRPAGAPEAPILVVGNKRDRQRLRFGPRRALAALVRRGWRCGYLECSAKYNWHVLRLFRELLRCALVRARPAHPALRLQGALHPARCSLM, from the exons ATGGGGGGCAGCCTGCGGGTGGCGGTGCTGGGCGCCCCGGGCGTGGGCAAGACAGCCATCATCCGCCAGTTCCTGTTCGGTGACTACCCCGAGCGCCACCGGCCCACGGACGGGCCGCGCCTCTACCGGCCCGCGGTGCTGCTCGACGGCGCCGTCTACGACCTGAGCATCCGCGACGGCGACGGTGCTGGCCCCGGTCAGAGCCCCGGGGGGCTAGAG GAGTGGCCGGACCCTAAAGACTGGAGCTTGCAGGACACGGACGCCTTCGTGCTCGTCTACGATATCTGCAGCCCAGACAGCTTTGACTATGTGAAGGCGCTGCGGCAGCGCATCGCGGAGACCAG GCCGGCGGGCGCACCCGAGGCGCCCATCCTTGTGGTGGGCAACAAGCGGGACCGGCAGCGACTGCGGTTCGGGCCTCGGCGCGCACTGGCTGCGCTAGTGCGCAGGGGCTGGCGCTGTGGATACCTCGAGTGCTCGGCCAAGTACAATTGGCACGTGCTGCGTCTCTTCCGGGAACTGCTGCGCTGCGCTTTGGTGCGCGCACGCCCTGCGCATCCGGCTCTGCGCCTGCAGGGGGCGCTGCATCCGGCGCGCTGCAGCCTCATGTGA